The Gracilimonas sp. genome includes a region encoding these proteins:
- a CDS encoding P-II family nitrogen regulator — translation MKLLKVLIRPILLEEISKELRHHGVDCMMVFKGEGTGKYIDPTKEHGSLDFPAMHAELVKIEIAAHDKDASRIANIIQKKASTGTEGDGIIFISSIDEAIRIKDGTRGPGVFF, via the coding sequence ATGAAGCTGTTAAAAGTTTTGATCAGACCCATTTTGCTTGAAGAAATTAGTAAAGAATTACGACACCACGGGGTCGATTGTATGATGGTATTTAAAGGAGAGGGTACTGGTAAATATATTGACCCCACCAAAGAACATGGTTCTTTGGATTTTCCAGCGATGCATGCAGAACTGGTAAAGATTGAAATTGCCGCTCACGACAAAGACGCCTCAAGAATTGCAAATATCATACAAAAGAAAGCTTCCACCGGAACTGAGGGTGATGGCATAATTTTTATTTCTTCAATTGACGAAGCTATTCGTATTAAAGATGGTACTAGAGGACCCGGTGTCTTTTTTTAA